The Lycorma delicatula isolate Av1 chromosome 8, ASM4794821v1, whole genome shotgun sequence DNA segment CCATACCCACCTTACAGTCCCAATTttgtatcagatttttttttttgtttgatcctCTCAATTTTTACACGGCACAAAGTTAGACAACAATCAGCAAGTCAAGAATGTCTCACACTgaggtgaacaattctttttCACTGGCGTAAGAAAGCTCAAGGAAAAATTTGACTAGTGGTTGAATATAGCCAGAAACTATATTGAAAAGTATAATGTTTctaattatttgtcttttttattcTTGAATGATTTTCATATAATGGAGCAGCACTTGGTGCTCTGTTTCAGAAAAGTTGATCTTGTCAACATAAAATATACTGTAGTCCtgtttaagctttattttttacagacttttcagagaaaagtacagtattaacTTCTGGTCGCATAGTATGACCTGGGGGGGGGGGTGAACATGAATTTTCTGAACGTTTTGATGTGTGAGGGgtaagaaaataacattaactCTAAATGGGGTctccttttatatatacataaatatatatatatatatatgtataaaattatgtggtacaaaaatttccaaaactactcaatcaatttctttgaaatttagatatcttGCAGTAGTGaatctgaagttatgcatgtgaaaaatCTGACTACCGACTGGTTAGTCATTCTTtgagttatttgtaaaattttagattagattgagattatactttttaaaaggacaaaataacaaaaagtcttCTTGTCCAGAACTCTGCAAGTTTTCTTCAcacaattttattccattagacacaaattaacattttagttttttgttttacacattcaaataaaatcaaattcataTAAGAAATGTTTGTGTAATACAggttcttataatattttttgtgtgaaatctATTTTCTACTTCAAGAATAGCTACACAATATTCTTAATGTCTGAAATTCTAAGATGTAATTATCAGCTACATTccagaaattttgattttcattttaaaatgaatttaattgtttgGGAAAACTCTTTTAGAATTATCTAGTTTTttccatacaaaatttcatcacaatcattattacattttatttaagtgcattggaattatataaatgttttattttattagtatcaggaatggttggcctgagtacACACTGTATGACATGTAGTCttgtgtacaagactacatgtcatacatatcatctctaTCTCACTGGGCCATTGCTGGGGCCATTGCCATTGGGGTGATTGCTTATTATTCACCAgtagaacagattgcaacatatacattacaaaagtaaaaattctgttagtttgaaaatagatttaagtTATACCTgttctgaattataaaaaatcaaaaataaaaaaactcaaaattttaatttaaagattaaaaaaagttttaaaaaataaaaaaaaatataatttttctatcttttataaattcttccacatttgatgtaataaaatacttctttttttgctaagtaatatgtaattttatttaaaatatttttaacattttaacacacaatctataaaaatctgattataaattgtagaaatttttttttgccttaaacaaataataattataccctGTAAAACAGATGATATTAAacctttttcatgtttaaaataataataaaagggaagagtaaaaattacatataacaaatattaaatttcataataaaccgatatttattattaatacaaatatcagaaattaagtgaatagaattttataagaatattagaaatatttaagcaaagcaaatataaaataatgaattattattattacacttagtGTATAGatgatttatttgaatttatcttCAATATATTGTTTGGTTTAAaagctgcattttttttttatacaaattaaatgattcatgtattttgttattagtaaatctgtaattaatatataactcTGGATAGATAtctgtgtatttataaaattatttcaatttctacatctttcttgttttcatatattgaaataattttttttttacattattgttgtttttttttctttctagtttttaaatgcaaaacaggacaatgaaactgtaattacagttatttaaacaaaacagtagTCCATTCTTTCAAATGAAACTCAATGTTGTTGCTTTCCCAGCAACAGTACAAACTAAATGCGTTTtcccaaaaataaatgtaaagctatcagaaaaaagtaaaactgtcTTTATGTAGAAAGTCAAAATGAGGaaggaataaaaacaaattccaaataaaaatttgtggtaGAGTGTTaaatctcagcctttcatctggaggttccagaTTCAAAtcccaggcatggcattttctatacactacaaaatttccatttcatattcccttCACAAGCTTCCagtttatatggtgaattaatcataaaaaaaaattgtaagcatgagaacaaaacatatattattatttttttccatataaatattcataaactaAAGTGAGTCTTTTTATGACTAAAATCAAATCTCTGTGATTTATGATACTGGCTGGACATTTTTTCTGCTATGTATACAACATATCATAACTTAAtctaaagttacaaataattttacacgATACAGAAACCAATTTTAGAATTCTATATCATTTTGCTGatgtttaaatatgataaattcaaattaatagaaaaatcatcattgtcaaataaaaattttacagttatgtTACGACAAATGAATGCTTTATACTGATGGACGTTctgtttaataatgtaataacattatCAAGGATAGCATCAAGGTTTTCTTTGATCATCTTTATCTCCCTAATaccaaattttacaaaactttcgACTTCAATTATGGTAATAGTTTTAGTACTATATCTGTTGAtatcagaaaacaaatttaacaataaataatatccaAGAACAGCTTGCAAGAAATGATAACTTTTTTAGTAAGACTGCAATTAAACCTGGTCCATCTATTTTACAGTAATGGTAAAACAGAATATCCAAATAACACTATAAATTTGGAGATACTTACACTGTAATGTTCGATTACAacaaaatcaactgttaaaaacAAGGTACTATTTTtcgacaaataattaaatcagaacatacaaacaaattaatatttatataaaactgtaccaaattttaaaaaaatgctttgatCAGCATGCGTTGAAACAATTccttttaatatcaattaatttacttaatttaatacatttatatcatTATGGTACACTATATAGTAatgtttatatattgatattatttccAATCAtcattataatgtcttattttttagCAAATGATATTTTCATAGCATGTGTCGGTGTTATTTTGAAACCATTGAGTGCCACCTTAGCTGCTCCAGATtgcatttcattttcaaattctaCAAATGCAATATCATGCCTATTAGGCACTAACCTAACTTCCTTGAAACCTGGAAAtctgtaacagaaaaataatggaaaaaattatcaagGTAACTGatgatgaaacataaaaaaaactgcattgcATTTACAGGAATTatatgcaaaaaatataatagtaatttaaaattactagaaTTTCCAGTTACCTTCTGGACACAAACgaatgcaataaatttttaatgaactttaataGGTGATTTCATAAGTTTAAGGTGGTGCTACAAATGTCAGAATAACTCACTAGCAGGACTATAATTGTTCGTTAGTAGCAAAATTGCCAGTAACACACATATGCCAtttcatttaagtttaaaataaacattcaggaaaataattaaatttgactaTTTGTCACCAGCAAGAGTATATGGTACATTATGCAGAACAGATTGATATTCAAATTTCtagcttaatttatttaagagctacaaaacaaaatacaacatttttacatattttgtcaTAATTGCTTAATTAGATAGTTAAAGATCATTTTCTCACTGCTTCAAAGAAATATATGTggatttatatacaaaattttcttttttttccaaaaaaaaagaaaatttccaaaagaaaagaaaaggctTGGCTTTATTTTTGCTTACCTGTCCATTTTCTTCCTGTCTTATTTCTGCCAGAAGAACTTTTATACTGTAAGTAATTACTCAGAAATTATTTCTATCACAACAGTCCTTTTCTTTCAAGCCAATCTTTTGGAGGTCATTTTCCATCTGTTTCAGATAATTTGATTTGCCTTTTACGTTCCATAGcttgtcaaaaatttatttattaaatctatatgGATTTATCTTGATCATAAGCCCCAAGAAATTCAACCTTTGATTCCTTATCGATTTTTGAGGTCTTCTTGATTTTggtaatctttatatttaatttcatctatatatactatattaattgACAAATGGATGAAATGATTCCGGAatcgatttaaactttctccatacttaatatctcaattaagaaaatcggtttgcgcctccacgttggttcgtctggataaccagttagaaacgtggagatttctactgaactaaatcggaatcacctctctggatcacatccagagttgtaacttgggaatttattcccacccaaggctgacttgcctttgaaagtcaaatatggaaggtcttttaagaaaaaatccaccgcctggtaaataccagagaaggctgcactcggatccggtgggcagctgcttaaaagataacaatgaatcggagcatttggaaacacccaaaaacaacacaactttaaaattgaggataaaacacaagcaaataaactacattgccactcacaacattaattctctaactcaacccggcaaactaaaaactctaacagacataatggacaaacaaaaaatcctaatcgcaggacttcaacaaatgagaaacaccgatcgagagccgtttgaatctcagggttacagaatttacaaaggaatccccgggaaacgtgtgatgaagaattgcccacagttcggaacaggatttgcaatcaatcttaaaataattgactcagtcgtagaatttaagtcttactcccccaggatttcaaccttaaccctaaaatcagccaataaattctacaccataataaatgtccatgctcccaccaatgacaaaaacaatcttaaaaaagatagagaacagatggacaaattctgggaacttcttgaccaaactgcaaacaacataaataagacccacaccaagATTTTAATAGGTAACTTTAATGCCCGACTTGGTAAAGAatgaagatatcgtgatattatcggaaaatggcctgcccagaaGAAAACTATCAAGAACGGCCGAATTACTAACAAGACTTTGCAGAactttgcagaaaccataatatgatctcaaaatccacctattttatgagaaaaccaaacaaattgaagacttggaaacacccagattggaaaaaaggggaatggcaactcgatcatgtttgcatggaccggaattatcacaaggagatttataatgtaaaagtcttgagaggaacagatactggatcggaccattacttaattaaaaataaaattcaccccgcataaaaagaaaaaaatcccaacctaaaatcaaaagagcttatgatccacataaattaataaacaatgccatctttgaagaaacaacaaaaaaattcaaattaactaataatttaaaagaactgacatcccaactgaaagaaatagctgaagaactagcccctataaacccaagaaaaaacaccaatggtggaatgaagaatgtgacaaagcattcaaagaccgacaccgggcttggatcaaccaccaaacccagaaaactgaagaatctaaccatgaattcaccaaacaaaggaaaataactcagaaaattataagaggaaccaaacgacaagcccaaaaaaacttgattcagcaaatagaagaaagttccaagaaaactaactcccgagactattataaaatgtttggtcaggctcttcaaagatatgaaccacccacccttatgctgagaggaaaaaaaggaaatatggcccacaccaataaagaaaatgctgaaattttggcagaaaccttcaatagactcctcaactgtgacgactccccagagctttttgagattgacactgaaactccaattaaaacttcaccggtaaatatcaacccgccaacaattcaagaagttctcgcagccttaaatgaaataaaaaactacaaagcaagcggagaagaccagcttttcgcagaactctggaaacattcatcagtttattcagtcaaaacttccctacatctatgcctcgtgaaaatatggaacgaaaaaacttccagaacactggaccacagccctcattcatccattacataaaaaaggggataaaactaatccagaaaactacagaggcatatctctgctggattgcacatacaaaatcctgtcgagaatcatatacaaccgatgcaaagaccaacttgaactggaacttggggaataccaagggggatttaggccatggagaggttgcccagaacaaataatatccctaaaacttatgatggacttatataaaagacagaaaaaacaactaataatcaccttcgtcgactttaaaagagcctatgattgtatacaccgaccatccatgctgaatattctgagaaacctgggccttcatcctaaactcgtaaacatgataaaattaactttaaccaatacccagtccagagtgaaattcagaggtgaactctctcaacccttctacataaaaactggattgaggcaaggagacggcctctcaccactcctttttaactgcgccctcgaatttgtcatgagaaaatggtatgaaataaatcccaaaaatataaaaatgggtactaagaaaaactccatcacaccaaattgcctaggatttgcagatgacctcgctcttttagcaaataatattcaagaagccaaaacacaaatcatgagccttcaaaacctagcacaaaagatagggcttcatatctctttcgaaaaaactgaactaatggccatagatcctctggtaatagagcacattacggtaaacaatcagaaaattaaaatagtaaaacaatttaaatatctaggggaaataataacttataatttaaatgaaaaagtgacatggcaaaacaggacaaataaaatgattaaatcccaaaaattaacttggtcaacatataacaaaaaatgcctttctgctaaaacaaaacttaaaacattataaaactgtagtacagccagtagtcacctacggaagcgagacccttttcaaaatcactcagaaaaaccgaattgaaaaaattctgaaaatagagaggagaattgtcagaacgtgtatcaataaaaaacaccaaaaagaaggccaatggtggattatgccaaatgaggtggtgtatcgagaaatagagcctgttactgatactatgcagaaaaaaagaatctctgtctggtcatctcataaggacaccggaaacaagactgtcaagaaatatcattgaaaagctttggttccaaaagctagaagtaggatggatcaaagaaattagagaagatatgaaagaattgggaatttccctgactgacctacagaataaaactggaaaaattacaaagctaaaagacaaaagcattagatttaaacaaaagacagacaaacgacaaaatacaacgaagagggtgtttacggatgaagaaaagaaagcaagatctgaacgaatgaagaaatactgggcaactcggaagagtaaaataacacgcttttctcagaaaagatccaactaaaattgacttaagtggtcccatgttggccgtaaaagcataataataataataattgacaaataaacagtatttatgaaacattataaaatgattgGTCTAATACAAACAACTGTTATCATTTAGGTAGTCCCAATAGAaagcttaaatttatttgtcttatttcatttttttcatagcGATGATGActatttaataacagaaatgggcacacagattttaagtaaaaaactttttaaatggtttttgaaaatagttttattttcaaaaatgattaatataattgattaattaaaataaccaacATAGCAAAATAAACAACTtcatcaaacaattttaaaaagaaaggataaaataATCTAGAAGAAAGAATGTACCATATcactaaaagaaaatagaaaattaatgaactattaCTATGACTTTTGAAAACACAAATCTATAAACAAATAGATCTTACACATTTATAGTTGTATTAATCTTGCATTTGCTGACTAAGAGTGcaatttcagaatataaaaaacaattttattatgaaaaattagaaaaaagataattagaaaaaaaaatttgatttttttaatgacaccAGTTACCtcataaatgatatattattttttatttttcttcccaagaaaattttttttaaacactaggTTCACTGGGACATGGAAATTCCTCTCACGATACAAGAGGGTTCTCaatctaaaatgttttatgtgttgTTTCGGGAGATATACTTGTCCTATGTTATTGTACTACTTTGATACATTAGGATGAATTAATCcaatattcttcaaaaataataaataccttatgttttttcctttaaatcaaaagtaaataaataataaagcggaagaaaatttaatataatggccacatttttttattaatgaaaaaccaTAAAACTAGACAAGCTGTTTTTTAAGTTAATcacctatttaaataaataaaataacattaatatacttACTGATTAAAAAGCATGGAAAGCATCATTTCATTTGTCTCATCTGGTAGATTAGTAAGGAAGAGAATCTGATTTGGTGGTTGTTCAGGTACTGCAGCAGCAGTGGTTGTgcctttaacaaaataaaacaaattgataaacaaaacaataatttaatttactcttttaaatataatcagaTATGAATAATAGTAGTACCACATAATTCCACAACCAGAAAATCTGCTTAAATTAACATATAGATGTTTTaaagtttactgtttttttattaacgtgaaataaagcaaaagaattataaaaaaatgtgttaaaattaataGTCTACAAAACTATAAGGATGTTCAGAGAGAATCTGAACATCCTTATTTTCCTGATCAGCTCTCTAATGTTCAAAAACTTATCGCAGGAGACTAAAATGTCTTgattaaaataatgcaaataatttgatatttttctggtaacttaattactataatttctcAATGAAGTGCTGAGTAAGCCAATAAATCAGTTCATTCAATTCCATATTTTATTTGTGCTTACAGTTCAAATGCTTaacattgattataatttatcacagttcataatgaaatttattgcgGACTggtttaatacataattatttcattatacaggTAACAAACATATCAATCAACTCTCTTCCGTTGAAAATTAGACTAACACCTCCCACCAACCAAACcaatgatgaaatttaaatagCCTGTTAATCGTAcatattaacttttctaaaataattattaaccaattttcaataaatgcaacattaataaacaattttaaatttgacaaagtattttttaatatacattaaaaggATTGATACAACTGATGTTTTATCAGATAATACTGAATTCTGAATGACATACTGTGGACCAGGTGTCCATGATAAATcagaaataatcctttttttactaCGTTGGGATATATGTGGCAGCAAAgagattaaatatgaaatttaatttaatactaatattggatacaattatacaaattaatcttCTAGcaaattatttcaatgaaaaatattataaacaaatactacagcaaaaataaataataatttatgctgTAATTAACTCACCAGTAACAGGAGGTACAATAGGTTGTGATACAGGTGCTTGTTGCATCTGTTGCTGTTGTTGAAATATTCTCGCCTGTTCTTTGGctgcttttcttttcatttttttggattcGGCTGGATCTTCTTGCTGAGGAATACGTTTTGATTTTTTAGGTCGTTCTGAATAAGTACCCTTCATTTTGGCAATTATGTCTGAATCTGTTTTACAATACTGAATCCTCTACAAAGCCaatcaaaacatgaaaaaataatctttatataaatagtaccacatttattttgtatacaattaGCTTAGAGAATGAAGAACAAACAAACATTGCATTTATGTGTGTGAAGTAGTCATAACTCTGCTGAGTCACGTCCTGAATATCAATGCTGATTCACAATGCGACCATATCCGTATACAACACTAGAGTCATTACTCATAAATTAGTCACGGTCTAATTAGTAATATACTAGTCATGTAATCAAACGTTTATgtaatgttatgttttctgaGTTTTATAAAtcccttgatcttttcatatgaaTCAGGTTCACTCTTTTGTTCTCATGTTCAATTTTTGagtctcttatttatttacttactgtaaagttaatataatgcaagATTTTTAGGTTTATTGTAACTTGAATGTAGTGTATTCCTAGATGTGTGTCTGTATAACTTATTACACCATTATTTTGACACTATGTCTGATACCGATTCAGCTGATAACAGTGCATGATTATTGATACCTCTCTGAAAAAGAGGCTGCACAAAAGCCCTTAAGTCATAAGGAAAAACACTTATCcttttaaatgcttataaaagtgaattacaaaataatctaaGATGTTGATTTCGGATGTtgttaataaaactgttaacataagtggaagttgtgctACTTCAGTGTACAATGTGATTTGCAAGTaaaaatctactaatgaattacggtctcctaagaaaacaaaacccaGTGGatcaattgaaaaaaagttaatgattttgataaaaacacaatttgtaaaaaaaaagtacacaaattttattttcaaaacgaaCTACTTACAATAGACCACGTGTTATGAGTTGTAAATGATGATAACGATCTACCAGATTTCCAAAGAACAACTTTTATGAATTactaaaaagtatgaattttaaatatgaaaaacacgGCCAGCAAAGTGCTTTGACAAGTATGAtaacattatgtaaaaaagaCATTActcactgaaataaagaaaatgagacAAGAAGGCTGTAGAATGTATTATTGGGTCCACAAAAACTACACGAAAAGTTTCATTTGGAAAGAAAAAGCTGTGAATTCATCAAAAGAAACCTTTCAGTGTGGCATAACAACCAGTAATAGAACTCAATTGGATAAAGGTAGGTGTCTCATATGTATATCGGCACATATACCAGGTTTGTTAATGGTAGTTTCTGGATTTTTGAATCTAACCATCCCCATAGCTGCCGAACTCacgtcttttttaattatttattttacattagttttttaaatttatttttttatgatttttttttacaatatgcatttaaaattaggctatttttttgtgataaattctttcagtaaattacacagcaaagtaccaaaaaaaatttaataaatttcttgcaTAACAATGAAAATCATGGTAACTAAAACTAACaggtaagaaataaaataactaaagcaattttcaaaaaataattggctcacacctaaaattgcttaaaatttatCACGAAAACTAGCttacattattttgcaaagtgaacaaaaaagaatagttaataatttggtttgcataaaaatgctaagaaacacatatttcaatttatcaaaGAATGTACTTCTGTATGATCACAACTtgaaaggaaaactaaaatcacGGTGATTAAAAGTAATGCATATAAGAAAACTAGAACATAACactttattttgtacagaaaattatacattattaacatttacttgaaaaatattttgtcattctaatgtataccaaaaaataataatgagatctCATTAAATATGAATTGATATGTGCGTATAAAACACAAGGTAACTTTTCTTCAATATCTGTACGTTCCTAATGGTTTGcccttttctaaaaatttaattttggtggcTTGGCTGTCTGTTGTGCCAAGATTCTAGCTCtcaacattttcctttctttctccagtatttttaatttc contains these protein-coding regions:
- the snf gene encoding U1 small nuclear ribonucleoprotein A snf, producing the protein MMDIRPNHTIYINNLNEKVKKDELKKSLYAIFSQFGQILDIVALKTLKMRGQAFVIFKEIASATNALRSMQGFPFYDKPMRIQYCKTDSDIIAKMKGTYSERPKKSKRIPQQEDPAESKKMKRKAAKEQARIFQQQQQMQQAPVSQPIVPPVTGTTTAAAVPEQPPNQILFLTNLPDETNEMMLSMLFNQFPGFKEVRLVPNRHDIAFVEFENEMQSGAAKVALNGFKITPTHAMKISFAKK